The DNA window TTCTTCTTCTCTTTCTGTGACGGAGACGAGGTAAACCACTGCCAGAGCCCCAAATACAGCTTCTCCACTGGCAACGAACACCCCGCATCCGGGCATTGCGCCACCGTCAGGCTGGTCAGTTGCAAACGATTCGGGTCATATTGATAGCGCTCCCGCAGATTGTCGCCGTTCAAACGCAACGTATCCAGTGCGCCATACGGCGTATAACTTGCACTCTTCACATATTGCGTCGTCTGGCTAGACTTCGATCCCATGACTGTCGTCACCTGGGCGATGTCGTCATAGCTGTACATCACTTCTCGCTCACTCGGGTAACGTTCCTTCTAGAAGCGGTCTCATAAACGTCTGAGTAAGAGTTGTAAGCAACCGAGGCGAACGAAGCCGAGGAAGTTTTCGACGTGATATTCCCAACGATTGACCAAGCGTCGAAAGTGATGAAGCCACGCAAATAGTCGTTCGACGCGCCAGCGCCTACGGTAACGGCGCAGCGGACGACCATCCTGAGTCTTGCCCCGGTTGCGCCGATTCGGCGCGATCATTTCGATGCCGTACTCTTCGGCAAGTTTTTCGTCGAGCTTGTCCGAGTCGTAGGCTTTGTCTCCGATGAGCCGCTTGGGCAGGTCGTTGAGGAAGCTTCCGGCCAAAACGTCTTCCACAAGCTGGCACTCGGCTGGCGAAGCGCTGTCGACAGCAACGGCGAGAGGAAGACTGTTACCAGCGGCGATAGCGATGATCTTCGTGCCCTTGCCGCGGCGGGTGGGACCAACGGCGAGGCCCCCTTTTTTGCGCTCGCGAATGTGGCATCGACGAACGCTTCTTCCAGATTCAACTGACCTCGCTCATGTAAGTAGTGGGCCAACACTCTCAGCGTCTCTTCCAGCTTTCCGCTTCGCACCCACTGTTGAAAACGTCGGTGACAGGTCTGGTACGGCGGATATCTTTCCGGCAGTTCACGCCACTGCGCCCCACTCCCTAAAACCCACATCACCCCGTTCAACACGCATCGAGTATCGTGCCACGGCCTGCCACGGTTATCCGCCCGACGCTGCGGGCGCAGCACCGGCTCCACAACTTCCCATTGGTCGTCTTTTAAATCCCATCGTCCGCGCATACACTTCCGCGCAATTCACCAGAGCTCTTCCAGATTCTCATATTCCGCCCGCTTGTGGTTTATGAGACCGCTTCTAGAATGTTTGCAGCCGTTGGTCAAAACCGGCACTAAGGTGTGGCAAAGAGGCTCAATCGATGCCTCTGCCCCTCACCGAGGTCGATCTGATTTACCCTCCAGCCAGTTAACGAATTTTTTCAGTTCCTCAAACCGAGATTTTGGCAGGAGATATCGCTTATTGACTAAGATGATCCGATCAGGGCCAGAGAACGTTGATTCAGGGTCGATCTGCAATTCAACAGCTTTCGGTAATGGACCACCATCATAAGGAAGTATGTCTTCATCTAACAAAACAAGACCCGCTCCATTCCAAATGCGGCAATGGACGCGTTGCTCAACATCAGCGGCTATGCATTGCTGCCACCAGCCAATCTTGGCACCAAATACAAACACTGCATCGGCAGGCACATTCTGCGGCCGAACAACTTTAGAGGCACACCCACAAACGAAACACAGAAGTAGAAGTACACTCACGCCACAACAGCAATATTGTTTCCGTACTCGCTGAATCTGTTTCTCACTGTTCCTGATTAGAAAATTCCGTCTATGCTGATGGACAAAATTTTTCAATGAACAATTGCCTTCGTACATCATGGACACACCTTGGCTCCGCTTTCCTCTATGTAGCAGAACTTCGACGTACTTTCTGAATCCTTCTTCTTCGGCTCACTAGTCCCCGATGCAGCGCGTTGAGACCAGAGCCAGTGCATCCAGTATTGAAGATTAGGTATCATAAGAGGGGCGGAACCGCTGCCAACACCAGCGGCACGTAAACCATTCGAACAAAACCAAGCACAATCTCTGGACCCAACCCAGTAAGACGGTACTTCTCCTCGACTAGCTTGTTCCCGCGCTGCTGCGATATATGCATCTAATGCGGCAGTCTCTGAATCGGATGTCTTTATATACGCCACGGATACTGATTCTCTAGGCTGCTGTTCGATATCCGCCAATTCGTTTGCTAAAGCCGCTAATGACTCTCTAGTTGGTTTACCACTCTTGTCATACTTGATCTGAGTTTTGAAGTCGATAAAATTATACTTACCTGCGTCATGTGCCGACCCTGCGCGCTTTGGCCCAAAGTCTGCATAGGTACCCCTTCCGTCACGATGGACGGATCCGATACCAGCATGGCCGAAGCCATTAGCTAGACCGCTGAATTTGACTGAAACAGCATCACGACCATCTGGGTCAAAATACGACAGAGGATTGTTCAACGCATATCCGTACATGTTCCAACGCTGCGGATTGATGCGGTGTAGTACCGTAGCCCCAATGGGATCCGCGCTGGTAAACCGTCCCTGTGCCGCCGACATGTATCTCGCCTCAAAATAATCGAGCCCCGTCTCGGCATCCCGTTCCTTGCCGGTAAACCGCTGTGTCGGCGTCATCCCACTCGTCGTCAGCGTAGAAGCACTCCGGTAAGTCGTATCCCCACCCGTCAACTCCCCTCCAAACGGAAAGTAATCAAATCGCCGCGTAGCATTCGTCCCGTCCGTGATCAGCCGGGTGCTTCCCAGATGGTCGGTATGCAAATACTGCGTCCCACCAGTCTCCTGCACCCCGCCATACTCCGCCACCAGATGTCCCATCACATCGTAAACAAAGATCGTTGCAGCAGCAGTGCCGGTCTTCTTCGTCACCCGCCTCCCATCACCGTCGTAAGCGTACACCGTCGCCGCCCCAACGCTCGGCGTACTCGTCCGCAGGCGCTCCTCGTGATCAAACAGCAGACTGCTCCGCCCGTCATTCGCCAGTTGCCCTCCCGCATCGTAGCTGCTGCCCGCAATCCGGTTTCCAGGAAACAGACTCAGCACATTCGCTTCCGTACAAGCCGCCACCTGCGGCGTCATCGGACTCAGATCCGGCCGAAGCACCACCGCACGATTGCCGTGGCGGTCATAGCAGTAGCTCTCCGCAATGCCGGTTCCTCCAGCAGTCGGGCCCTCACTAAAGCTGCTAAGTCGGTTCAACTCGTCGTAAGTATAAACCTGCTTCACGTTCAATCCACCCGGCCCACGAATCGTCTGCTCCTTTGGATTCCCGTTATTCGTGTTCCCGTATCCATACCCAAGATACAACTTCTCCACGGGCAACGAACACCCCGCATCCGGGCATTGCGCCACCGTCAGGCTGGTCAACTGTAAACGATTCGGGTCATATTGATAGCGCTCCCGCAGATTGTCGCCGTTCAAACGCAACGTATCCAGTGCGCCATGCGGCGTATAACTCGCTCTCTTCACATATTGCGTCGTCTGGCTAGACTTCGATCCCGTGACTGCCGTCACCTGGGCGAGGTCGTCGTAACTGTACATCACTTCCCGCGCGCTCGGGTAGCGCTCCTTCCACAGCGAACCATTTCGCAGGTACTCGTAGCCAGGCAAGGTATCGGTGCCGAAGCGATAGGTCGCGCGTCAAACAGCCTTATACGCAACGACAAACTAAGGATTCAACGTCCTAAACCCAATGATAGCGGCCCAAAGACACACTGCAAGTTCGCAGATCAGGACGACACCGACAATTCGACCCATCATCCCAGACTCGAATGGGACCTCGCCTGTCTTAGCTCCCCAAATACCTATCACGAGCGACGATGCCAGCAAGCCGACCTCAATTGCGATCATCCCAAACTTCGTCTGAATAGGAACACCTGGAACCATGGCCATCACAAAAGTGAATAGGATAAATATCAGAGTAGAGAGTGCCGATGATATCCAATACACCCAAAGCCGAACTGGCCTCCCTTCCGGTTCTCGGTCTTTTTGCATCCTCATATCAGTATGCATCTCGCACCATGCTAGCGACGACACGTGCTCGTTAACGTGTTGGTGGCGCCGTCCCATGAGTCGGTGCATTCTTTATTTAGAAGCTCCAAGAATCGAAACGAGTCGTAGCCGGGGCGAGGTGGTCCACCATCAGTCCAACGCTGGCTCCTCCTGCCTCACGGAGACAGAGCCACCCATATCCATACCCAAAATACAGCTTCTCCGCCGCTAACGAACAGCCCGCATCCGGGGATTGCGCCACCATCAGGCTGGTCAACTGCAAACGATTCGGATCATATTGATAGCGCGCCCGCAAAGGATTCCGATTCTGCCAAGGACCAATCTACCCGTGGCTTCTTCGAACGGCGGAACTTACTGTGAGTACGATCCAAAACAAGCAAGCGTAGAAGATGAAAGAGCAGAGGATCGCTTCGAATATTGCCAAGAGAGAATGAGTCGGCATGAACAACTTTCCGGCAACAATTCCAGGCGGCGTAGTCAGCAAATCAGCGATCCAAGAAATGGGCGATGTCCTTTCGCCATGCAGCAGTGCTGAAACGAAGAGAAACATATTCAGAGCCAATGACAACAGGATCGCAAGCAGGAGGCGTAGTATGACGCGTTTCATATAGACAGATCTTAATGATGGCACCCTGCGGCATTTCACAGCGCACATTGCTAGCCTCATCTTCTTTGATCAGGGACCGCGCTGTGCTTTGCACTTGTATTACGGAATAGTAGTGCCGCACTAACTCGGATATCCGCTTTGTCGCTTCAGATTCACAGGTGCCTTCCGTCAATCCTTTCCGCCGAACCTGATCGGGACCGTGTTGCATAAATGTCGCCATCGTTAACCGAATTGCTAACCCCATTCGAGACCAATCGGCCGCTGCCCTATCATTCGTATAGGAGGCAAAGGGAGGAGCGTTAGATCCCACACTCGCAATCATCGCACCGGCGACGGCGTAGCCAGGCGTTGCTGCGTCGTGCCTATAAACAAATATTCAATGCTGGAGTCTGGAATACCATACAATCCGGTAAATTGATACAGATGTTCCTGCACCGATCGGCCCTCTACCTTGGAACCCAACTGCCTAAGCTGATCCCCATCACCCTCGAGGTATCGATCCGTGGCCCAGCCCTGCTCGATCTCGCTCTTGGTCTGAATCTTGTTCCTCTGGCGAAAGTCCAGCCAGAGACAGCCATCACGGACGGGTAACGATTCAGCGCCTTTGACATGGTACTCTACCGTCACCCAGCCCACGAAGTTTGATGAGAATACAAAACACTTTGGCTGCCTAGAAGCGGTCTCATAAACGTCTGAGTAAGAGTTGTAAGCAACCGAGGCGAACGAAGCCGAGGAAGTTTTCGACGTGATATTCCCAACGATTGACCAAGCGTCGAAAGTGATGAAGCCACGCAAATAGTCGTTCGACGCGCCAGCGCCTACGGTAACGGCGCAGCGGACGACCATCCTGAGTCTTGCCCCGGTTGCGCCGATTCGGCGCGATCATTTCGATGCCGTACTCTTCGGCAAGTTTTTCGTCGAGCTTGTCCGAGTCGTAGGCTTTGTCTCCGATGAGCCGCTTGGGCAGGTCGTTGAGGAAGCTTCCGGCCAAAACGTCTTCCACAAGCTGGCACTCGGCTGGCGAAGCGCTGTCGACAGCAACGGCGAGAGGAAGACTGTTACCAGCGGCGATAGCGATGATCTTCGTGCCCTTGCCGCGGCGGGTGGGACCAACGGCGAGGCCCCCTTTTTTGCGCTCGCGAATGTGGCATCGACGAACGCTTCTTCCAGATTCAACTGACCTCGCTCATGTAAGTAGTGGGCCAACACTCTCAGCGTCTCTTCCAGCTTTCCGCTTCGCACCCACTGTTGAAAACGTCGGTGACAGGTCTGGTACGGCGGATATCTTTCCGGCAGTTCACGCCACTGCGCCCCACTCCCTAAAACCCACATCACCCCGTTCAACACGCATCGAGTATCGTGCCACGGCCTGCCACGGTTATCCGCCCGACGCTGCGGGCGCAGCACCGGCTCCACAACTTCCCATTGGTCGTCTTTTAAATCCCATCGTCCGCGCATACACTTCCGCGCAATTCACCAGAGCTCTTCCAGATTCTCATATTCCGCCCGCTTGTGGTTTATGAGACCGCTTCTAGTCTCCTGAGTCCTAAGTGGCTGGCATAATATAACCGCTTGTTCTATGGTTGAAGCATGGAAGCGAAGCGAGGACGACCCAAGAAGCAGGAGTTGGTGGTAACCGAGCAGCAACGGGAAGAGTTGGAACGGTTGGTGCGGCAGCCAAGAAAATCCCGAGCAACAGCGTTTCGGGCACGAATCATCCTGGAATGCGACGGCGGATTGAGTAACGCCGCAGTTGCGGCGAAGCTGAGGACAACTGGGTTTACTGTTGGATTCTGGCGTAATCGTTTCATTGTGGGCGGGATCTCAACTTTGGGAGATGAGCCTCGGCCCGGGGCGCCACGAGAAATCGGCGACGACAAGATTGAGCAGGTCGTCCGGCTCACACTGGAGAAGGCCCCCAAGGGAGCAACCCATTGGTCCAGCCGAATGCTGGCGACGAGAACAGGACTGAGTCAATCCACCATCAGCCGCATCTGGCGTGCCTTTGGTCTGAAGCCACATCGAAGCGAAACCTTCCAGTTGTCGAACGATCCGTTGCTGGTTGACAAAGTGCGGGACATTATTGGGCTCTATCTGTCGCCCCCGCATCATGCGTTGGTGCTGTGCGTGGATGAGAAAAGTCAGATCCAGGCGCTAAGCCGGAACCAACCCGTGTTGCCGCTACGAAGCGGTCAACTTGAGCGCCGCACGCACGACTATCAACGACATGGAGTGACCAGTCTGTTTGCGGCTCTGGATATCGCCACCGGCCGGGTATTGGGCAAATGCTATCGCCGTCATCGCTCTGTAGAGTTCCTCGATTTCTTGAAAAAAATCGATGCGGCCGCCCCTGCCGACCTGGATGTCCATCTGGTGCTGGATAACTACGGAACGCACAAGACCGCCAAGGTTCGACAGTGGCTCCAAAAGAGGCCCCGGTATCATCTGCACTTTACTCCCACACATGCCTCTTGGTTGAACCAAGTCGAACGCTGGTTTGCGTTGTTGACACAACGGCAAATCAAGCGTGGCTCTCATCGAAGCGTCTCGGAACTAGAGGACGCTATTCGGAAGTTCATTGCCGTGCACAACGAGCAACCCAAACCATTCCTCTGGACCAAATCTGCCTCTCAAATTCTTGAGTCCATCGCCCGCTTTGCTTCAACCACCCTTGCCGCCCATCAACCGAACACTTCTGCTAGAAATCAATGACTCAGGAGACTAGTGTCTCCTGAACAACTGCCAAATAGAATCAGACCTAATAGTAATAGCAGGACGTGACTCGCCTTATTCATTTCTGAGCCGTCCCTCTCAGTGAACGCTCATCGACTCTTTGGAGACCTCACTACGTCTAAGAATTGTTTCAGTTCACTGAACCGCGACTCCGGGAGAAGTATACGGCCGTTAGACAATGCGATCTCGCTCGGCCCACCAGATGGGTTCGAGGAATCAATTCTAAGTTCCGTCGCTGAAACATATCCCCGTTGATCATATGGAAAGAATCTTTCGTCATAGAGAACAGCACCTCGCAGGTTCCAAATAATGCAATGTGGATATGTCCTCTCACCCTTGCTTTCACAATACTGCCACCAACCGGCCTTTGATCCAGAGATAAATGTAGCCGCAGCATTTACGTTCAGAGGAGGCATGGGCTGCTTATGACATGCCGTCTCCAGCAAACTAATTACCGCGACCTTAGCCATAGACCCGGATAGTTTATTGCCCATTTAAATGCACCCGGGCCGAGTGTCCCCAGCCTGACATGGCTCAAATTTCGTTTCATTGCGAATATCTAGCTTCTTATCGGATCCACTATAACTAACGTGCGACATAAAACTAAACCATATAAACGTAATATTTGGTATCTCAGCGGATTTCGACTGAGATGGAATCTTCGCGGACTGCAGCGCGCAATGAGTAAAGTTGATGCAGTCGCGAAACCCAACCCAGTAGCGAGGTGCGCCTCCTAGATGCTGTTGACTGGCCGCATCAGCCAAATAAGCCTCAAGAGACGCAGTTTCAGATTCGGACGTCTTGTAGTAAGCCAACGCGAGTGAACTCTCAGGTTCGGATAGAACTCCAGCTAACTCAGATGTTAGCGACGCAAGTGACTCTTTCGATGGAATTCCACGCTGATCGACCGAAATTACTGTTTTTAACGGCTGGATGGTATACTTTCCCTTATCTGCTGGCCGACCCGCGTGGAGCGGTGCAAAATCACCATATGTTGCTTTCCCTGCCTTTGTGACCGAGATCACGCCTGAGTGCCCTAGTCCCATCGCGCCTTTTCCGACTTTAACAGCGATCGCATCGCGCCCATCAGGATCAACATAAACGAGTGGATTGCCTGGCGTATAGGAATACATATTCCATCTTTGTGGATTGACCAATTTCAATATATTGACTCCAAACGGATCGGAAGAAGTAAACCGCCCCTGTGCCGCCGACAGATACCTCGCCCCAAAATAATCCAGCCCCGTCTCGGCATCCCGTTCTTTGCCGGTAAACCGCTGCGCCGGCGTAACCCCACTCGCCGTCAGCGTCGAAGCACTCCGGTAAGTCGAATCCCCACCCGTCAACTCCCCTCCAAACGGAAAGTAATCAAATCGCCGCGTCGCATTCGTCCCGTCCGTGATCAGCCGGGTGCTTCCCAGATGGTCGGTATGCAAATACTGCGTCCCCCCAGTCTCCTGCACCCCGCCATACTCCGCCACCAACTGCCCCATCACATCGTAAACAAAGATCGTCGCAGCAGCGGTGCCCGTCTTCTTCGTCACCCGCTTCCCATCGCCGTCGTAAGCATAGACCGTCGCCGCACCAACGCTCGGCGTACTCGTCATCAGGCGCTCTTCGTGATCAAACAGCAGATTGCTCCGCCCGTCATAAGACAGTTGCCCTCCCGCGTCATAGCTGCTGCCCGCAATCCGGTTCCCAGGAAACAGACTCAGCACATTCGCTTCCGTACAAGCCGCCACCTGCGGCGTCATCGGACTCAGATCCGATCGCAGCACCACCGCACGATTGCCGTGGCGGTCATAACAGTAGCTTTCCGCAATGCCGGTTCCTCCAGCAGTCGGGCCCTCACTAAAACTGCTCAGACGATTCAACTCATCATAAGTATAAACCTGCTTCACATTCAGCCCACCCGGCCCACGAATCGTCTGCTCCTTTGGATTCCCGTTATTCGTGTTCCCGTATCCATACCCAAGATACAGCTTCTCCGCTGGCACCGAACACCCCGCATCCGGGCATTGCGCCACCGTCAGGCTGGTCAACTGTAAACGATTCGGGTCATATTGATAGCGCTCCCGCAGATTATCGCCATTCAACCGCAACGTATCCAGTGCTCCATGCGCTGTGTAACTCGCGCTCTTCACATACTGCGTCGCCTGGCTAGACTTCGATCCCGTGACTGCCGTCACCTGGGCGATGTCGTCATAGGTGTACATCACTTCCCGCTCACTCGGGTAACGTTCCTTCCACAGCGAACCGTTCCGCAGGTACTCGTAGCCAGGCAAGGTATCGGTGCCGAAGCGATAGGTCGTCCCGTCTGTGATCTGGCGCGATCGCGTTGGCCGGCCCATCGCATCAAAGCTGTCGGTTGCTGTCACCGTTCCGCCAGCCACCTCCACCCGTGTCAATCGGCCCTTGGGATAACTTGTAAGTCCTAGGGACGGATTATGTACGTCATAGCTGTAGGTGACCGAAGGCGTGCTCACACCATTTGGCGTCCCCGTATAAGCCTTCGACTGAATGCGATTCCAGGCATCATAGTGGAATCTCGTTGTCGCCGTCACTGTCGAGGCAATACCGCGACTCTGGCTTTTGCTCGTCAGATTTCCCTTGCCATTTGTGGAAGCCGTCTCATCGTATACATACGTGACCACGCCGCTTTCCGGGTTGTCTGCCGTTAACAAGCGGCCAATCCTGTCATAGCTAAAAAAACGTCGCTGGTTGCTGCCGGTACAAGCAGTTCCGGCAAGTGCACCGCCCTCGGGACAGACCGTCACCAGTGAATCAAGCACGTTGTACGCGTATCGAGTGGTGATCGACGAGGAACCCGGCCTTTCCACAACAGCAACCAGGCGCCCCAGCCCATCCGTCTTCGTCTTCCGGGCCACCGAGGCTTCGTCAGTAACCGTGGCTCCATCCGGTTCAAACGCCGTCGTCACCGAGAGCGCATCGGGCCGGGTGACCTGAACTACGCGGTCGAGATCGTCATAACTGTTCACGGTGTAGAGATAGGGTGCCGCAGTGGTGGGGTTGGAGACTTTCCACACCCGGCTACGGCCGTCATAGACCTTCGAAATGAAGTTCGGCCCGGTCGTTTCGAGCGTCGCACGTCCGAAACCATCAAAGCGCGTCTCACTTTGCAGCACATCATCGTTCTGTGCGCGGAAAGCAGACTTCTTCAAGACCCTCAGATTGAGAGCTGTATCCGTGTAGACATAATTCGTCCTCGATTCCACACCGCTAACGCCAACAGCGCGCGTCACCTCGAGAGGACGGTCAAACTTTAGAACATCCGTCTCGTAAACGAAGTTGGTGACCACTCCATTCACATCAGTGAAACTTCGGGGCTTTCCAATCCAACAGTCATAACTGGCCGTCGTGGTCATCGCGGATAATCCACTCACGGCCGGCAGTGTGGTGGTGGTAGGGTAGGCAAGTTGTGCCGTAGTGGATGGCGTGGAAGTGCAGTTGTCCACATACGAGATCGTGGTCGTGTTTCCGTTTGCATCCGTGCTGCTCCGAACATTTCCAAGAATGTCGTAGCTGACACTACTACCCAACGACGCGCTTCCACTCACGGAGGTGGTCGTGGTGGTTGGATTCCCGCGGGCGACCATACTGGTTCCATATCCAGTGCTATCGTGCCCCACACTCACAATGGCTTCGGCAGCCTGGAGACTTCCTCCATCGTAAGAGATTGTGGTCGAGGATGCCAGGCTGTTACTGCCATCAAACACTTGGCTCGATGCAGGCAAATTCATGAGATGCACCGAATCGTCTATGTAGCCGCTCGTACTCACAAAACTCACAAGTTTCTTTCTGACATAGCCGGACCCGATGGCGGCGCAACTGACCGGCACCGTGTACTCCGGCCCAGTGCCGTCCGCCTCCGTGCGGGTCACCGTAGCCCCAAATGCGGGAGCGGCTCCAAAATCGTACTCGTAGCTTTCCGTCTGATTGCCAAACGCGTCGTAGACGAACTGACGGCCCGAGGTGACGGAGGCAAGGCTGGCGTGCATCCGGGTCGTACGCTCCTGGCAGGGCCGTAATGCAAGATCAGCTCCTTGCACATAAGCGGTTTCCGACTTCAAAAGCTTCGGCACGACCGTACTGAACTCCCTGCCCAGAAAAGCATCCCGATCGGGAAGGAATTGTACCAAGGAACCTGGAATGGGGATTACCGAACGCGCCGGTGAAATTGGAATCGGCGGAGAGCTGAGACGCGAAGACCCATCATAGAAATAATGCCGCGTGGAGATTGGGGATGAGATTCCCTCACCGCTCTCAAGCGTCTCGACATAAGGAAGTACCTTGAAGGTGATCTGTCCGGCACTGTTGCTGGAGACAGCGCTCTCACGCCGGGAATAGACAGTCCGTCCTTCATAAGCAGTGTCCGGTCCGCTGGGATAGGTCCGCCGCTCCACCAATCGGCGATAAATCCCTGGGGTCCACGGCGAGACGCCGCTCGTGTCCGCTGTAAATCCCGGTTCTGACAGAATCTGGCCACTTGCATAGACCTGTGAAATACCTAATGGATTTGCCACCCCGGCATCGTGGTCATATTCAACAGCGGCTCCCGATGGCAGAATCATTCGCGCCAACTCGCTGTAGGAGTTATAGCGAAACTGGTAGCGTCGACTGTCCTGCAAGACAATTTCCAGCGGTAGTTGGTCAAACTGCGCGAGCCCCCCGGCAGTGATCTCTGGAAACAGATTACTGAAATACGGGAGACCAGTTCTCAGGTAGCCGGACAAGCTCTGGTTTCGTAGGCGCTTCACGCGAATCTCGTGGTCAATGCCATTCGCCCCTTGTAGCGGATCAGATCCACGTATTCCGATGATTCATACACGTCCGTTCTCACCGTAGTGATACGGTCTTGTGAATCGTGAACATCCAATCCATTGCTGAAGTACTCGATCTTGGTCCGATTTCCATTTCGATCCTTGATCTCAGTAATTTTGCCGTCAACCACCGTGTAGCGGGTTCCATTCGGAAACAGGAGTACACCTGACGTGGCGTTTTCATGCGGGTCTAGTGGATTTGGGCTATCAGTGAAAGTGGCATCTGCGGTATAAGTGATCCCGGAACCGTCCGTAGCTTGAAAGCGAGGTCCCCGCGTGACAATCGTAGCTGACGGATTGCAACCAGCCCCGGTTTGAACGACAGTTCCGTCATACAACTCGTGCTGCGTCCCATCCGGCTCCTCAAACACAATGTGACTCAGCGTCTTATCGTATCGATGAGCGCCGGCATTTGCACAGAGATACGGGGTGCGGGCAGCACGCTTCCGATAAACGATGCCTGGCGAATAGTTGGATTGGTAAGGCCTGAGTTCGGCGTTGGAGTAGCTTCCGTTATGGTTAAATCCAGTCACTTGGGTCGGCGTACCGCTGTTGTCATAAACTGCGGTACTTGACATCTGCGCCGTCCACGGCTGCGTGCTCACCCGTACAGATATCGTGTAGCCAGCTTCTCCACGTCCGCCAATGCTCAGAATGGGAACGACCACGGAGAGATGTCCGTTGTAAAGATTGATCCTCTCAAGTTGAGAGGGCGCGACGGCGCCAATGGGTGCGCCGGGCTGGATGGCAGGAGGAGTCGCCCCATCGGTGATTCCTGTCTTCACAGTCTGCGCCATCGCGCCGATAGCCAAGGTGGCAATAACAAATATCTTTTGAAACATTCTGAGTGGCATCCGTCTATTGTTTCTTCGCTGCTACGTTGATCGTGATCGACCATGACTTTTTATCGTCGATCTTCAGAATGGTCTGACCTGGGTTGAACCGGTAGAACATCGTATCCTGGGGAGCCGATGCTTTGGTCTCTGCCACCGCCAAGATCTTCTCCGATGCGTCCCGAAG is part of the Bryobacter aggregatus MPL3 genome and encodes:
- a CDS encoding IS5 family transposase (programmed frameshift); translated protein: MRGRWDLKDDQWEVVEPVLRPQRRADNRGRPWHDTRCVLNGVMWVLGSGAQWRELPERYPPYQTCHRRFQQWVRSGKLEETLRVLAHYLHERGQLNLEEAFVDATFASAKKGAFAVGPTRRGKGTKIIAIAAGNSLPLAVAVDSASPAECQLVEDVLAGSFLNDLPKRLIGDKAYDSDKLDEKLAEEYGIEMIAPNRRNRGKTQDGRPLRRYRRRWRVERLFAWLHHFRRLVNRWEYHVENFLGFVRLGCLQLLLRRL
- a CDS encoding RHS repeat domain-containing protein, producing the protein MPGYEYLRNGSLWKERYPSAREVMYSYDDLAQVTAVTGSKSSQTTQYVKRASYTPHGALDTLRLNGDNLRERYQYDPNRLQLTSLTVAQCPDAGCSLPVEKLYLGYGYGNTNNGNPKEQTIRGPGGLNVKQVYTYDELNRLSSFSEGPTAGGTGIAESYCYDRHGNRAVVLRPDLSPMTPQVAACTEANVLSLFPGNRIAGSSYDAGGQLANDGRSSLLFDHEERLRTSTPSVGAATVYAYDGDGRRVTKKTGTAAATIFVYDVMGHLVAEYGGVQETGGTQYLHTDHLGSTRLITDGTNATRRFDYFPFGGELTGGDTTYRSASTLTTSGMTPTQRFTGKERDAETGLDYFEARYMSAAQGRFTSADPIGATVLHRINPQRWNMYGYALNNPLSYFDPDGRDAVSVKFSGLANGFGHAGIGSVHRDGRGTYADFGPKRAGSAHDAGKYNFIDFKTQIKYDKSGKPTRESLAALANELADIEQQPRESVSVAYIKTSDSETAALDAYIAAAREQASRGEVPSYWVGSRDCAWFCSNGLRAAGVGSGSAPLMIPNLQYWMHWLWSQRAASGTSEPKKKDSESTSKFCYIEESGAKVCP
- a CDS encoding IS630 family transposase, with protein sequence MEAKRGRPKKQELVVTEQQREELERLVRQPRKSRATAFRARIILECDGGLSNAAVAAKLRTTGFTVGFWRNRFIVGGISTLGDEPRPGAPREIGDDKIEQVVRLTLEKAPKGATHWSSRMLATRTGLSQSTISRIWRAFGLKPHRSETFQLSNDPLLVDKVRDIIGLYLSPPHHALVLCVDEKSQIQALSRNQPVLPLRSGQLERRTHDYQRHGVTSLFAALDIATGRVLGKCYRRHRSVEFLDFLKKIDAAAPADLDVHLVLDNYGTHKTAKVRQWLQKRPRYHLHFTPTHASWLNQVERWFALLTQRQIKRGSHRSVSELEDAIRKFIAVHNEQPKPFLWTKSASQILESIARFASTTLAAHQPNTSARNQ
- a CDS encoding RHS repeat domain-containing protein, with the protein product MKRLRNQSLSGYLRTGLPYFSNLFPEITAGGLAQFDQLPLEIVLQDSRRYQFRYNSYSELARMILPSGAAVEYDHDAGVANPLGISQVYASGQILSEPGFTADTSGVSPWTPGIYRRLVERRTYPSGPDTAYEGRTVYSRRESAVSSNSAGQITFKVLPYVETLESGEGISSPISTRHYFYDGSSRLSSPPIPISPARSVIPIPGSLVQFLPDRDAFLGREFSTVVPKLLKSETAYVQGADLALRPCQERTTRMHASLASVTSGRQFVYDAFGNQTESYEYDFGAAPAFGATVTRTEADGTGPEYTVPVSCAAIGSGYVRKKLVSFVSTSGYIDDSVHLMNLPASSQVFDGSNSLASSTTISYDGGSLQAAEAIVSVGHDSTGYGTSMVARGNPTTTTTSVSGSASLGSSVSYDILGNVRSSTDANGNTTTISYVDNCTSTPSTTAQLAYPTTTTLPAVSGLSAMTTTASYDCWIGKPRSFTDVNGVVTNFVYETDVLKFDRPLEVTRAVGVSGVESRTNYVYTDTALNLRVLKKSAFRAQNDDVLQSETRFDGFGRATLETTGPNFISKVYDGRSRVWKVSNPTTAAPYLYTVNSYDDLDRVVQVTRPDALSVTTAFEPDGATVTDEASVARKTKTDGLGRLVAVVERPGSSSITTRYAYNVLDSLVTVCPEGGALAGTACTGSNQRRFFSYDRIGRLLTADNPESGVVTYVYDETASTNGKGNLTSKSQSRGIASTVTATTRFHYDAWNRIQSKAYTGTPNGVSTPSVTYSYDVHNPSLGLTSYPKGRLTRVEVAGGTVTATDSFDAMGRPTRSRQITDGTTYRFGTDTLPGYEYLRNGSLWKERYPSEREVMYTYDDIAQVTAVTGSKSSQATQYVKSASYTAHGALDTLRLNGDNLRERYQYDPNRLQLTSLTVAQCPDAGCSVPAEKLYLGYGYGNTNNGNPKEQTIRGPGGLNVKQVYTYDELNRLSSFSEGPTAGGTGIAESYCYDRHGNRAVVLRSDLSPMTPQVAACTEANVLSLFPGNRIAGSSYDAGGQLSYDGRSNLLFDHEERLMTSTPSVGAATVYAYDGDGKRVTKKTGTAAATIFVYDVMGQLVAEYGGVQETGGTQYLHTDHLGSTRLITDGTNATRRFDYFPFGGELTGGDSTYRSASTLTASGVTPAQRFTGKERDAETGLDYFGARYLSAAQGRFTSSDPFGVNILKLVNPQRWNMYSYTPGNPLVYVDPDGRDAIAVKVGKGAMGLGHSGVISVTKAGKATYGDFAPLHAGRPADKGKYTIQPLKTVISVDQRGIPSKESLASLTSELAGVLSEPESSLALAYYKTSESETASLEAYLADAASQQHLGGAPRYWVGFRDCINFTHCALQSAKIPSQSKSAEIPNITFIWFSFMSHVSYSGSDKKLDIRNETKFEPCQAGDTRPGCI